Within Wyeomyia smithii strain HCP4-BCI-WySm-NY-G18 chromosome 2, ASM2978416v1, whole genome shotgun sequence, the genomic segment CCCATTGCATTTCCAGCTTCTCTTTTTCGAGTTCCATCTGCATCTGGGCCAGTTTCAATTTCTGGGCCTGACGGTTCCGCTGACGTTCCCTCTCCAGCTCTACTGCTTTTATTGCTGCCGCAATCTCTTCATCTTCCGGATCAGGATTGTCGGTATCGGATTTTCGACACAGGGGGCACATCCACTCTTCATCGTCATTTTCCATCGTGGGACCGTCGACGCAGCTGAAGTGGTAGCCGTTCTGGCAATGATCGCAGAAAGCCATTTGCAACTCGTCATTCTCCGGCTGGTCACAGTGCGCACAATGGTACTTGGTCTTATCCGCGTCTTCATTGAGGTTATGTTGCGGGTTTTCCATACTCATTTTTTAGAATGTTCGGACGTTTTACGGAACCAATTATTTAAGCAGCTCAAGTATCATTTAGAAGCAGCTAAAAactattaattttatttaaaccTTAGTGGCATTTTgagcaaaaatattaaattctaaTTACTCACATGAGTAGTTCACGTTTTTATGGTTTTTTCCGAACTTCTTCTCATACACAACTTGCTCTTTTCAAACAATAGACCGGCTAAACCTCGCATTAACTTTGAATCGGTTTTACAATAAATTTCCGGATTTTTAACTAATAAAAGGACTTTTTGATAAATTGCCACGTGGCCACTGAACTGTTCATAGCACTTTGTCCAAATGATTTGCCTTAATTCCATCTCGCGTATCTGTCTATCTGTCGATGACAGCTCACCGTGCTGGTTCTGTCGATTGCTGCCGGGGAGCGCTCGAAGCGCCCCAATTCGTCGGGATGATTCTCTCGATCACAGCTGGGGAGCGCTTAGGGCGTCCGGCAGTGCGCCCAGTGGTGCCGCAacacgaacaaaactaaatgatctctggggggcgttatgtttcgtttttcgtatttttttcgactttgcgagttagatgagccgcaggacaaatgacaatgacagctccttttaagcctaaagcataactggcagtatgtgacctactcgaaaatagcgaaaatcattcgaatcgagctgcgcaatgccacccatgttttcttcgactgattaaaatagccgctactgcttaagccgtttttTACCCTATGTAGTTTATCTACTACAGtgtacagtggtccaataaggcaaaaagtggaacttaattccacagcgcctttcaacttcattctagctcaatagtgtcttcggagcaattgtttgtatgaatgacccgcataatcgcaaattatcaaaaaatatgaaaagtttactatactaaaaatgaaaaaataacttttttgtgttaagagatagaagaatagtttattcaacaaagatgtagaaaattcaaaaatatgaaactttgttgaacaaatgaaaatcgtatcttttttcggtacaaagttataaagtacattacatggaacttatttaaaagtttgttttttgtacttaacttttgtgagttgcattttacacgaaagtgtagttcgaaAGAATTGTCAagacacacaaaacacacaattttgccgaaaaccatctccaggacttttcctcacaaagttatatcataaatatggcttttttttcgataacttcaagaacgtataagttaaaaaggggcaagtggaatcatgatgtccatacttttccttgaagttaagctgaagtactataatcttctttaggttccatttgtcccaatccacccattttagagtacggcgaacatatgtcacagtaggttttcatatatcaaaaatactaacttttttgtgttaagagatagaggaatggtttattcggcaaagttttagaacgtgcaaaaatatgaaactttgttgaacaaataaaatttctatcttcattcggAACAGAGTTatagagtatttcatgtaaaagttacttaaaagttagtttttagtGCTTaaattttgttagttacattttacgagaaaacgttgttctaaagaagcatttgagcatccaaaacacacgtttttgttcaaggccacacatctccaggacttttccttacaaagttatagcacatttcagcatattttttcgaaaactttaagaacgtataaaggaaAAAAGGCAGTGGTGTGAAGAAAATGGAATAAGAATCAATGTCAAGAAATGTAAAATATTCTTACTCTTCCATTGCTGTACCACCGTCAATCACCAGTACACTCAGAATTCCGCTTCGTTGGAACGTGTCTCCTCTATCACCGACCCAGGGGTTACGCTAGAGCTTTGCCGGTCCTTCATTTTGTGACATCTCTTTCAATTTTTCTCTTTCTTGGAACAAGGATCTTGCCCACGCCTCTACTGTAATATTATTCACTCATGCCTTTGCGTCTTGTGCTGGAACATCCCTGAGAACATTTTTACTCTTGGAAATTCCACTCTGTGCTCCGCCCCGACAACTAAGAAGATCTCCTCGTTTTGCTGTTTCTATACACAATCCAATTAACTCTTGCCTGAGGGCCTTAAACGATGTTCACTAAGGTTTTActgtctctaaaaatattttcgaagacgaaacaataaataataataaataagatGGTAGTCCCATCACGGGGATACGAGACCTACTGTCTCTGGAACCTTCGAATCGTTACAGAAACCGCCAGAGAAAGTTTACGGACTGATTTTATGGCAAAGACTTTTAGCGCGAAACATAGGACAAGAATTGGAACCTGGAATGTACTAAAGTTACCTCAACAAGGAAAGCTGGCACAGCTTGTCAGCGAGGCTCGACGCATGAAGCTCAAAATCCTGGGACTGAGCGCAGTCCGTTGGCCAAACTTTGGAGAACACAAGCTGCCGTTAAGATAGATACTGTTGTATGCTGGCATTTGAGATGTAAATGCTCCTCGCCATCGCCCATGCATCGCCTATCAAAGAGAGGATAATCACGGCCTACCGAAACTTAGTTATTATTGAATGGTATGCGCCCACCGATGCTGCCGAGCTACAGGACAACGAGAACTTCTATATTCAACTAAATACCATCGTGGATAGGGTTCCACAAGGGACATCAAGACCTACACCGACTTCAATGCGAAGATCAGCTCCGAAAACAAGGACTATGAGCGCGTCAATGGACGTAGTAACAACGACATGGTTATCCGGAATAAACCTGGCGCCAACATTACGTCTGATAATTACCTCTTGATTGGTAAGATCCGCCTGCGCATCACGCAAGCTTGAACGGCGATATAACACACACCGACAAGAAGATCCAGCTGTGAAGCGATCGTTCGTTGGCGAACTGGGGATCAGAACAGGGGACATACTAAACGGTGGCAACGTAGAGCAACACAGACGGCCATCAGAACACCTTTATGAAAATTGCAAGAATGATCTGGGTCAACTGTGAACCTAGAGAAAAGAGTGGATATTAGATGAAAGCTGTGGGAGATAGATGAGCGGAGAGAAGTAAAAGCTACGACTAAGCGCGCGAAAGCTCGAGAATCCAatacagggttgccacatttatttctgtatttttgctcgaaaatatctgtatatctgtttCACGGgcgaaaaaatctgtataaaaaatctgtatcgagcaaactaagagatgaaaaactttttccttaaagaatatattgaaactaatcaccattttttgctttagcttaattttttattggtttcAAACTTATAAACAGGCGATAATCAAATGTAGTAACTGAACCCGGAATTGCTTATTTTTCTTTACGTGATTCTCATGCAtgttttcgttaatttaattttagaaGCTCCTGCTTGGTTAGCAACGTAGCTTTTAGCTTTAAAATTGAGTTCATAAGCTTAGGAGCCATGAGATTTCTGGCTTTAGACATGCTGAaattatatattgaaaatatacGTTCTACACAAGCCGAAGAATgtggaatttttgaaaaaattcgcACAAGATCTCAGTAACGGAAACATGAATTTACCATTCGGCATTGTGGCGTCCAACTACACAGACTAAGTTAAGTCATCTGATCCAACGAAccttccggtcaaaaagtttgttctAAGCGAGCAAAATTCGTTATCCAAGTCTTGTCGATCAGTTACTGTTACGAATTTGGGAaatcaaattatttaaatttttcaatttcccgAATGTTTCAAGATTAAATAAAGCTACCGTTTTTACAACAGGATCGATGAAATCTAACAGCTTTGCAATGTTACATCTAACAGCTTCACGAATGTTATTCGGCTTCGGAGAGGAAACTTAAACTCTTTTGTAGACGGGACGTGGGTGAACTCCCTGGATGATAAGGTAGGATCCGCCAAGGGTAAGACATATCACTCGCATCAATTCTCTTTCAATACAAGCGATCGTTGAAGTGTGAAATCAAATAAAGCTTTTTGAGTCGATTGCATATCAGCGGAGATACTCAAAGCTGACCCCATGCTATCCGCAAGAATACTGCTTCAACTACACCACGACATTTCTCAAAGTCCTGTGTTAAATTATCGTAGATCAGATACAGGAGAAGATTGACACAACTCTCCGACAGCAGTAGGCAGGATATGGGGAAAAAGCAAAAGAGCATACATACGTTACGTTACACCAGCATTAAGTTTTCCTCATAACTTATGAACCCACAAAGCATGAATATACTCGATTCTTTCGCTATTTGATAAGAGGTTACGTTTTCTCTTACTGGAGGTGCTTAAGTTCTAGTGTGTACCATTATCGTGAAGAAAAGGCGAAATATCTCCTGAGGTGATGCGACGAAACgatgaatttttaattttgtgaaaCTTTTTCCTTCTAGACCGTATTCAGTAGGACATCGTAGCAGAGGCAGACCCAGGGATTCGTGGCGACGAAGCTTAGAATGGAGTCCCTTCGAGTCATGCCGaggattgagacaaggtgatggactttcctttTGCTTTTTAACATTGTCCCCGAGGGTGCTATACGaagagcgggcatcgacacgagtggtacgaAATTCACGAAGCGGGTTTAGCCTGGaggcttcgctgatgacttcgacatccaTAGCACGAAACTTTGCGACGGTAGGAGAAACCTACACCGTTTTAAAAGCGTATTAAACTGctgataaatgcgtcgaaaacaaagtATATGGAGtgaagaggctccaaggagaacaatgttagcctcccaccccggatcatcgtagacggcgatgagcttgaggtgacCGGAGACGCATTCATGTGGGAAGTCATGCCCACTTTGCACTTCGTAAGACGCTGAGATCGAGTGCGCCGTCGTACGAAGCTGAAGCTGTACAAAACACTAGTTAGACCGTTGGTCATCTATGGGCTAGAGACGATAACATTGCTTCCAAACCTCAGCGTCCTTGGATTTTTCGAACGGGAGGTGTTGCGAACCATCTGCGGTGGAaccatgaaccatgagctgcacgcgctgttAGGAGAGACCACCATTGCATATCTGGTTAAAGTTAACAGACTGCGATGGGCCGGATACGtcgcaaggatgccggacgataaGCCGCTTgaaactattatttttttttgtagcccTTTCGGCTACAGAAACAGAGGAGCACAGCGTGCACGATGACTTCAAAGCAGGGGTATCAGTAACcataaatatcagaaaaaagGTTTCAGGCCCATCACATTCACCCAAGGGAGGTTATTCTCTTCTACCTGGATTTTTGAGACAACAACCGTAGTGGAGTAAAATACGGACAAACGTAGCTCCACGGAAGATGTATAAGAGCTAAAAATATTCCATAAATGCATGGGCACAactacgggggggggggggctaagGGGGGTCTATAGCCAAACCACCCCCCACCCCCCTTAGAAGTGTTTTAGCCCCCCCAAGAATTTCTcacagaatgattgtattcCATACTTTTTTTCTCGAGGGTATTAAGAAGGTGGCTGTAATAACTGATTTTCACTGTAATAACTGATTTCATCAAGTGCCGTCTATGTATCTGGCCAAGCACTTTTCAGCATATGCAGTAAAAATTCGTCGGAAAAAATTATTACATAAGAAAACCATAAGCATTGACCAATTGTAATATCGATTTAATAATCGCAAACAGATTCATTGTTGTCAAGTATAATTTTTACTGGCAATAAAGGAAGATAATACCAgccatgaaataaataaaaaactgttttatttattaatttatagaACCATCTTGGTTTATCATCGATGGGAGGATGTGAATCACCCTTTAATAAATTCAGTATTTACAAAGTCATAATAAAGTCCCACTGAGCCTTATTCGGATAAGTGACTGAACGCGGGGCAAATAACGATTGAGTGGGAAGAGAACCAAAGACAATTTTGATTATATGAATGGTTCCTACGTTTTGTTCACCGGCACCGTGGCAGTCATTTAGGTAAATCATTGATGCATCATCGAGACCTTCTGTAATAACATGATCGTTTTAAGGAATCCCAGAGCCATGTAATGAATTAACTGGATTGAGTATAGCGGAGATCCAATTTTAGGGTATATGATATACTTGTCTAGAAAATATTACGGAATTAAATTCACTAACAATAACGTGTATTTCCAACAACTATTTTTTTCACAACCGTGGAATATGAGTCGCCTCCGGTTGGAATCCGTTCTCATCGGCGATGTAGTTCACGGTATAGGTTTGACCATCGGCGCCGAGATAAGAGTAAGATCCACGAACAACTAAAGCGTTGATGTCTCCGCCAAAGTTCTTGAGTTGGGCTTGTTCTATCCTTTGAATTCCATTGCTGGTATCGTACCTGATGGATCAAACAGACCGAAAAGAATTTACGAAGCTTGCTTTTACATTGATTCTGTGTACTTACTTAAAGTTGTACCCTTCAACGCCTTGATTGTCATTTTCGTACTGTATAATATGTGCATCCTTATCTTCCAAAGGAGCTGCAACCACCATTGCCAACCCGATAACAAATACTAGAGCGAATTTCATCGTCACTTCGAATTTTGCTTCTCGCAAGCCTACCGTTTCTTTCTGTACTAAAAGCATCGGCAAGTCGCAAGTGGATTTTTATAGCAAATTTTTCGGCAGCCTCTTGCAGGTCCAAAGAATCCTTCGAAAATGTCACGCCTCACGTACTTCTAATTGATTTCAAGCGAATCTACCAAACACATTCCATCACACGTCCATATTGGGACTTCAACGATGTTTGCCTCGACCCCATGCACTATCGCCCGAAAACGAGAAATAGAAAAATGTCATAGATCACAGCGAAAGTCCGCCAGATGACGAAGTCACACCGAATAAATGCGGCAACTTAATGGCGCTCAGCGCTGTTGCTGATTGTTGCCCTTTGAAACACGCAAGACGCGTTCGCATGTCTACAGTGTATGCTATTAGGCTGCTCTGGCACCTACAAGATAATGGTTAATGGTTTGAAATAGCATTTCGAAGTAATTCAGTAACAAGCTGCCTTCACAATTAGGCGATTGAAAGATTAAGTCTCACTGATTAACTTTATTTTATCTAACTTTGATGGGTTTCAcagcaaaataattttttctagtTGACTCAACCGGTAACAACCACCTCCTAAACTCGTCACTTAAAACTGGAACCACATCAAACCCTCGGCAGATGGGGTGCCTCCGGCTGGAATCCATTTTCATCAGCGATGTAGTTCACGGTGTAAACCTGACCATCGTCGGCGATGAAAGAGTAAGATCCACGCACTACAATGGCGGCATTGTCTTCCCCAAAGCTCCTTAATTCGGCCTGTTCCTCCTGCTTGATGCCATTGCTGGTTTCCACTGCAAAGTTATAGCCATCAATTCCATTGTGGGCATTATCGAATCGCAGCGTCTGAGCATCCTTATCGGGGACCGGAATCGCGACGGCAAAAGCGAGTAGCGCGACGACTGTAAAGGCGGTTTTCATGTTCGAATCGATTAAATCCTCAGGACTTCTTCTTGCAACAGTGCACTTACTACCACTAGTCGGTGAACTGATTGTACCTAGCCAAGTGCACTCGATATTTATACCAACCGATGCAACTTGCAGCGAAACATTTCTGCATTCTGCTAGGTTGACATTTATCTGGGCTGCAACGCAGACTGAACTTGCAAAATTGGGAGACGCATCTTCGTCACTTATTGCTACATTTATATCATTTCAGCCAATGTCAACGGTGCAGATCTGCTATTAAAACCTTTCCAATTATACCTACTCGCACTTCTATGCGCGCGTGTTTTGTTCGCTTGACTGAGCGACGACGACGGCGCCTAAAAATGCAAGTTGAGTGAATGTCATACGTTGCATACCAACTGCTTTTTATTCGGTTCGAAAAAAAGGGGTGTTGAGACGTGCAATGCTTTTGTTACTTCTTTTTCTGGATCCGCTTATGATACTTCGTGAAGACCCCAAGTAACTTTGGTGGTTTTTATGACCAATTTTATAGAGACCATATCGCTTGTAATGATAAAGCATATGACTTATTTCGACAGCATACTGTCAACACAGTAAACAAACAAATTGCACCGATAAAAGGGCAATGAGAAGGCgctctgaaaaaaaaagtcaCGAAACGATTGTGTCTAGAGTCTAGACACTGTTTTGAAAGCGTCTATGAATGAAACTGCAAAGTGACGATAAATTAGTATCCTTGAAGTTGGCATTTCTAATAGATAATAATAAATGTTGTACAGCATAAAACCGACAGTCATTCACAGTTGTGTACAGTACACTGTAATCACTAAACATTTTCACTCAGGCATGGCGTTTCGAA encodes:
- the LOC129722885 gene encoding cuticle protein CP14.6-like, with translation MKTAFTVVALLAFAVAIPVPDKDAQTLRFDNAHNGIDGYNFAVETSNGIKQEEQAELRSFGEDNAAIVVRGSYSFIADDGQVYTVNYIADENGFQPEAPHLPRV
- the LOC129719524 gene encoding endocuticle structural glycoprotein ABD-5-like, which encodes MLLVQKETVGLREAKFEVTMKFALVFVIGLAMVVAAPLEDKDAHIIQYENDNQGVEGYNFKYDTSNGIQRIEQAQLKNFGGDINALVVRGSYSYLGADGQTYTVNYIADENGFQPEATHIPRL